One Gadus chalcogrammus isolate NIFS_2021 chromosome 4, NIFS_Gcha_1.0, whole genome shotgun sequence DNA segment encodes these proteins:
- the anxa3b gene encoding annexin A3b — MSVWDDLDLMLDSPTPSLSVASSARGTVKASANFKMADDVSVLRKAMEGLGTTEKKLVDVLTQRSNAQRLLISDAYQKATGRALIDDLKSDTGGDFEDVLVALVTPPDVYDCREIISAIKGAGTTESVLTEMFASRTNKQIVAFSAAYLAETGKALSHDLQSEVSGEYGKALILLSEGKRDESTKVDAAKAKADAKILYEAGEKKWGTDESKFVDILCHSSVPQLRQTMVEYKSISKKSLQESIEGEMSGNLEDLLVAIVKCAKSTPTYLAERLFKGMKGPGTTESILTRIIVSRSELDLLDIRADYKKLFGTSLYSALTSEVSGDYGECLKRLCGGED; from the exons ATGTCTGTGTGG GATGATCTGGATCTGATGTTGGACTCTCCAACGCCCTCGCTGTCTGTAGCT TCCAGTGCGAGGGGAACTGTTAAGGCCAGTGCAAATTTCAAAATGGCAGATGACGTATCAGTGTTGAGGAAAGCCATGGAGGGCTTGG GCACCACTGAGAAGAAACTGGTCGACGTTCTGACCCAGAGGAGCAACGCCCAGCGGCTGCTCATCAGTGATGCGTATCAGAAGGCCACGGGCAGG GCCCTGATAGACGACCTGAAGAGTGACACGGGTGGAGACTTTGAGGATGTTCTGGTTGCCCTGGTAACCCCTCCTGATGTCTACGACTGTCGGGAGATCATCAGCGCCATTAAG GGGGCTGGGACCACAGAAAGTGTCCTGACGGAAATGTTTGCCTCCAGAACTAACAAACAGATAGTTGCCTTTAGCGCTGCGTATCTGGCCG AAACGGGAAAGGCTTTGTCGCACGATCTCCAGTCAGAGGTATCGGGGGAATACGGAAAAGCCCTGATATTGCTGTCTGAG GGGAAGAGAGACGAGAGCACCAAAGTCGATGCGGCCAAAGCCAAGGCGGATGCTaag ATCCTCTATGAAGCCGGGGAGAAGAAATGGGGCACAGATGAGAGCAAGTTTGTGGACATCCTGTGCCACAGCAGCGTCCCCCAGCTCCGGCAGA CCATGGTGGAGTACAAGAGCATCAGCAAGAAGAGTCTGCAGGAGAGCATCGAGGGGGAGATGTCCGGGAATCTGGAGGATCTCCTGGTCGCCATAG TGAAGTGTGCGAAGAGCACCCCCACCTATCTAGCAGAGAGGCTGTTCAAGGGGATGAAG ggCCCGGGAACGACTGAGTCCATCCTGACCAGAATTATAGTGAGCCGCTCAGAGCTGGACTTGCTCGATATCAGAGCGGACTACAAAAAGCTGTTCGGCACCTCCCTCTACTCTGCTTTAACG TCTGAGGTTTCCGGGGACTATGGTGAATGTCTGAAGCGTCTCTGTGGTGGAGAGGACTGA
- the rcl1 gene encoding RNA 3'-terminal phosphate cyclase-like protein yields MTSHGLEYEGCNFFRQRLVLSTLSGKRVRIKGIRSRDDNPGLRDFEASFIRLLDKVTNGTKIEINQTGTVLFYQPGLLLGGTIEHDCNPQRSIGYYLEGLLMLAAFMKTPLKATLKGVTNDPTDPSVDLLKTTALPLLKQFGIDGDGLEMKVVKRGMAPGGGGEVIFSCPIRRTLRPVQLTEPGKIKRIRGIAYSVRVSPQMANRIVDSARSVINKFIPDIYIYTDHLKGANSGKSPGFGLVLAAETQKGFFLSAELSSAPQGQGPTILPEDLGKNCAKLLLEEIHRGGCVDSTNQSLALLFMTLGQQDVSKVLLGPLSPYTVEFLRHIRDFFQIMFKMEAKPPLEDERKGGEKVLMTCVGVGFSNISKVTK; encoded by the exons ATGACAAGCCACGGACTCGAGTATGAAGGATGCAATTTCTTCCGACAGAGGCTAGTGTTGTCCACGTTAAGCGGGAAGCGGGTTAGAATAAAAGGCATCCGTTCCCGAGACGACAACCCAGGGCTGCGAG ACTTTGAGGCCAGCTTCATCAGGCTCCTCGACAAAGTGACCAATGGAACTAAGATAGAAATTAATCAAACAG GTACCGTGTTGTTTTACCAGCCTGGCCTGCTGTTGGGCGGAACCATAGAGCATGACTGTAACCCGCAGCGGTCTATCGGCTACTACCTGGAGGGGCTTCTCATGCTGGCTGCCTTCATGAAGACGCCCCTGAAGGCCACCCTGAAGGGAGTCACCAACGACCCCACTGACCCCTCC GTTGATCTGCTTAAAACCACAGCCCTCCCTCTTCTGAAGCAGTTTGGCATCGACGGAGATGGCTTGGAAATGAAG GTGGTGAAGAGAGGCATGGCCCCCGGcggtggaggggaggtgataTTCTCCTGTCCCATACGCAGGACCCTCCGGCCGGTGCAACTGACGGAGCCAGGCAAGATCAAGAGGATTAGAGGCATAGC ATACTCGGTGAGAGTCTCCCCACAGATGGCCAACCGGATCGTAGACTCAGCCCGCAGCGTCATTAACAAGTTCATTCcagacatttacatctacaCGGACCACCTGAAGGGAGCCAACTCTGGGAA GTCTCCGGGCTTCGGGCTGGTTCTGGCGGCGGAGACCCAGAAGGGGTTCTTCCTGAGCGCCGAGCTGAGCTCCGCACCACAGGGCCAGGGGCCAACCATTCTCCCAGAGGACCTCGGCAAGAACTGTGccaagctgctgctggaggagatACACAGg GGCGGCTGTGTCGAttcgaccaatcagagcctgGCGTTGCTCTTCATGACCTTAGGCCAACAGGATGTGTCAAAGGTGCTGCTCGGTCCACTCTCTCCCTACAC GGTTGAATTCCTCCGCCATATTAGAGACTTCTTCCAGATCATGTTCAAGATGGAGGCCAAGCCACCGCTGGAAGacgagaggaagggaggggagaaggtgCTGATGACCTGCGTAGGAGTTGGCTTTAGCAACATTAGTAAAGTTACCAAGTAA
- the ak3 gene encoding GTP:AMP phosphotransferase AK3, mitochondrial has product MVLQRIFRAVVMGPPGSGKGTVSSRITKTFGLKHLSSGDLLRANIESKTELGLLMKSCIDQGQLVPDDVISRLILSDLRKMGNSSWLLDGFPRTVSQAEALDGVYSVDTVINLDVPFQTIKERLTSRWTHLPSGRVYNTDFNPPKVAGVDDVTGEPLVQRDDDTPDTVTRRLKAYQTQTEPVLEYFRSKGILEVFSGTETNKIWPHVQTFLNRKLS; this is encoded by the exons ATGGTTCTTCAGCGCATATTCCGTGCTGTCGTGATGGGACCCCCGGGTTCAGGGAAAGGAACGGTGTCTTCGCGTATCACCAAAACTTTCGGACTGAAGCATCTCTCGAGCGGAGATCTGCTCAGAGCAAACATCGAATCCAAGACTG AGCTGGGTCTGCTGATGAAGTCGTGCATCGACCAAGGCCAGTTGGTACCTGATGATGTCATCTCCCGCCTCATCCTGAGCGACCTGCGGAAAATGGGGAACAGCAGCTGGCTCTTagatg gttTTCCCCGGACCGTGTCCCAGGCGGAGGCCCTGGACGGGGTCTACAGTGTGGACACGGTCATCAACCTGGACGTTCCCTTCCAGACAATCAAGGAGAGGCTCACCTCCCGCTGGACCCACCTGCCCAGCGGAAGGGTCTACAACACGGACTTCAACCCGCCCAAAGTGGCT GGTGTGGATGATGTGACCGGGGAACCACTGGTCCAGAGGGACGACGACACCCCGGATACCGTCACCAGGAGACTCAAGGCCTACCAGACCCAGACCGAGCCAGTCCTAGAGTACTTCAG GAGTAAAGGGATACTGGAGGTCTTCTCTGGCACAGAAACCAACAAGATCTGGCCCCATGTGCAGACCTTCCTGAATAGAAAACTCTCCTAA
- the cdc37l1 gene encoding hsp90 co-chaperone Cdc37-like 1 yields MEWTGHAGGRITPDRQHGTTEAASTLWSSDVPSPLRQPASPASGPFSDSALTSLCQSQQRCVKASIASGWSLAEAQHQLCSLGLHGSESLEQEQARTTACPSELTHTEEEWRRKESVLGGGAPRGTSHSPVLGAVASWDVFDKSIINTPQTSSDCEHDRSKNFTQKYENELRHFGMLRRWDDSQRYLSEQPLLICEETANYLILWCFRLQQEGKEALMEQVAHQAVVMQFILEMASNSKQDPRGCFRLFFQKARAGQEGYLNVFQTELEAFKGRVKEYSVKPLGVDTPKDGGLQGVAPRGRLDPREVLESLPPELKTGFQLQDMQILQNVLSTMNPQVAEYHVKRCLEAGLWSSAGRWDGKEDSGEADDGRMMEMS; encoded by the exons ATGGAGTGGACAGGTCACGCAGGGGGGAGAATAACCCCAGATCGGCAGCATGGCACCACCGAAGCTGCTTCTACTCTTTGGAGCTCCGATGTCCCGTCTCCTCTCCGACAG CCCGCATCACCGGCTTCCGGCCCTTTCAGTGACAGCGCCCTGACCTCCCTGTGCCAGAGTCAACAGCGATGCGTGAAGGCGTCCATCGCGTCCGGCTGGAGCCTGGCCGAGGCCCAGCACCAGCTCTGCTCCCTGGGGCTGCACGGCTCCGAGTCCCTGGAACAGGAGCAGGCGCGCACCACGGCCTGCCCCTCGGAGCTCACCCACACCGAGGAGGAGTGGCGACGGAAGGAGAGCGTGCTGGGAGGCGGAGCTCCCCGCGGCACCAGCCACAGCCCTGTGCTCGGAGCCGTCGCTAGCTGGGATGTGTTTGATAAG AGTATAATTAACACCCCACAGACGTCCTCAGATTGTGAACACGACAGAAGTAAAAACTTCACCCAGAAGTACGAAAATGAACTCCGACATTTTG GCATGCTGCGGCGCTGGGATGACAGCCAGAGGTACCTCTCCGAGCAGCCTTTGCTAATCTGTGAGGAGACGGCCAACTACCTGATCCTCTGGTGCTTCCGGCTGCAGCAGGAAGGG AAAGAAGCGCTGATGGAGCAGGTGGCCCATCAGGCGGTTGTCATGCAGTTCATCCTAGAAATGGCCTCCAATTCCAAACAGGACCCGAGAGGCTGCTTCAGACTCTTCTTCCAGAAAGCCAGG GCGGGACAGGAGGGCTACCTCAATGTCTTCCAGACAGAGCTTGAGGCCTTCAAGGGCCGGGTGAAGGAGTACTCGGTCAAACCTTTGGGAGTGGACACGCCCAAAGACGGCGGGCTCCAGGGTGTGGCCCCGCGCGGCCGGCTGGACCCCAGAGAGGTCCTGGAGTCTCTGCCTCCG GAGCTGAAGACGGGCTTCCAGTTGCAAGATATGCAGATTTTACAGAATGTTCTCAGCACGATGAATCCACAG GTGGCGGAGTACCACGTGAAGCGCTGCTTGGAGGCGGGCCTGTGGAGCAGCGCGGGCCGGTGGGACGGGAAGGAGGACTCGGGAGAGGCGGACGACGGCCGCATGATGGAGATGTCCTAG